The following proteins are co-located in the Apium graveolens cultivar Ventura chromosome 5, ASM990537v1, whole genome shotgun sequence genome:
- the LOC141659780 gene encoding uncharacterized protein LOC141659780, which produces MLHPPHSDESLEEFSHPWWILHVDGAVNNGGVGAGIVLVSPEGHHLMSAIHFKFYATNNDAEYEALINGLKIALEMGVRNLIARSDSELVVNQVNGGFQARGPRTKLYLRCTQRLIGMFKEVRLECVPREKNNNADALVKMGSQQEAVSLGSIPLEI; this is translated from the coding sequence ATGCTACATCCGCCTCATTCTGATGAGTCTTTGGAGGAGTTTTCGCAtccttggtggatcttgcatgtggatggggcGGTTAATAATGGAGGAGTAGGTGCGGGTATAGTACTTGTGTCTCCGGAGGGCCACCACCTGATGAGCGCcattcatttcaagttttatgcaaccaataatgatgcggagtatgaGGCGCTGATTAATGGCCTGAAAATCGCTTTGGAAATGGGGGTGCGAAACTTAATTGCAAGAAGTGACTCAGAGTTGGTAGTGAATCAGGTGAACGGGGGGTTTCAAGCGCGAGGCCCACGAACAAAATTATACTTGAGATGTACACAGCGCCTGATTGGAATGTTCAAAGAAGTTAGATTGGAATGTGTTCCACGGGAGAAGAACAATAATGCGGATGCTCTGGTAAAAATGGGGTCGCAACAAGAGGCTGTGTCGTTAGGATCCATCCCCCTAGAAATCTAG